In Streptococcus sp. SN-1, a single genomic region encodes these proteins:
- the gatA gene encoding Asp-tRNA(Asn)/Glu-tRNA(Gln) amidotransferase subunit GatA, with protein sequence MTFNNKTIEDLHNLLVSKEISATELTQATLEDIKSRETAINAFVTIAEDQALTQAKAIDEAGIDADNVLSGIPLAVKDNISTDGILTTAASKMLYNYEPIFDATAVANAKAKGMIVVGKTNMDEFAMGGSGETSHYGATKNAWDHSKVPGGSSSGSAAAVASGQVRLSLGSDTGGSIRQPAAFNGIVGLKPTYGTVSRFGLIAFGSSLDQIGPFAPTVKENALLLNAIASEDVKDSTSAPVRIADFTSKIGQDIKGMKIALPKEYLGEGIDPEVKETILNAAKHFEKLGAIVEEVSLPHSKYGVAVYYIIASSEASSNLQRFDGIRYGYRAEDASNLDEIYVNSRSQGFGEEVKRRIMLGTFSLSSGYYDAYYKKAGQVRTLIIQDFEKVFADYDLILGPTAPSVAYDLDSLNHDPVAMYLADLLTIPVNLAGLPGISIPAGFSQGLPVGLQLIGPKYSEETIYQAAAVFEATTDYHKQQPVIFGGDN encoded by the coding sequence ATGACTTTCAACAATAAAACAATTGAAGACTTGCACAATCTCCTTGTTTCTAAGGAAATTTCTGCAACAGAATTAACCCAAGCAACACTTGAAGATATCAAGTCTCGCGAGACAGCTATCAACGCTTTCGTCACCATAGCTGAAGACCAGGCTCTTACTCAAGCTAAAGCCATTGATGAAGCTGGAATCGATGCTGACAATGTCCTTTCAGGAATTCCACTTGCTGTTAAGGATAACATCTCTACAGACGGCATCCTCACAACTGCTGCCTCAAAAATGCTCTACAACTATGAGCCTATCTTTGATGCAACAGCTGTTGCCAATGCAAAAGCCAAGGGCATGATCGTTGTTGGGAAAACCAACATGGACGAATTTGCTATGGGTGGATCAGGTGAGACTTCACACTATGGTGCCACTAAAAATGCTTGGGACCACAGCAAGGTTCCTGGTGGATCATCAAGTGGTTCGGCCGCAGCTGTAGCTTCAGGACAAGTTCGCTTGTCACTTGGTTCTGATACTGGTGGCTCTATCCGCCAACCTGCTGCCTTCAACGGGATCGTTGGTCTCAAACCAACCTACGGAACGGTTTCTCGTTTCGGTCTCATTGCCTTCGGTAGCTCATTAGACCAGATTGGACCTTTTGCTCCTACTGTTAAGGAAAACGCCCTCTTGCTCAACGCTATTGCCAGCGAAGATGTCAAAGATTCTACTTCTGCCCCTGTCCGCATTGCCGACTTTACTTCAAAAATCGGCCAAGACATCAAGGGCATGAAAATTGCTTTGCCTAAAGAATATCTCGGTGAAGGGATTGACCCAGAGGTTAAGGAAACTATTCTGAATGCAGCCAAACACTTTGAAAAACTGGGTGCTATCGTTGAAGAAGTCAGCCTTCCTCACTCAAAATACGGTGTTGCCGTTTACTACATCATCGCTTCATCTGAGGCTTCATCAAACTTGCAACGTTTTGATGGTATCCGTTACGGCTACCGCGCAGAAGATGCAAGCAACCTTGATGAAATCTACGTAAATAGCCGTAGCCAAGGTTTTGGTGAAGAAGTGAAACGTCGTATCATGCTAGGTACTTTCAGCCTTTCATCAGGTTACTACGATGCCTACTACAAGAAAGCTGGTCAGGTTCGTACCCTCATCATCCAAGATTTCGAAAAAGTCTTCGCGGATTACGACTTGATTTTGGGCCCAACTGCACCAAGTGTTGCCTATGACTTGGATTCTCTCAACCACGACCCAGTTGCCATGTACTTGGCTGACCTTTTGACCATACCAGTCAACTTGGCAGGTCTCCCAGGAATTTCGATTCCTGCTGGATTCTCTCAAGGTCTGCCTGTTGGTCTCCAATTGATTGGTCCTAAGTATTCTGAGGAAACCATTTACCAAGCTGCTGCTGTTTT
- the gatC gene encoding Asp-tRNA(Asn)/Glu-tRNA(Gln) amidotransferase subunit GatC, with product MKITQEEVTHVANLSKLRFSEEETAAFATTLSKIVDMVELLGEVDTTGVVPTTTMADRKTLLRPDVAEEGTDRDRLFKNVPEKDNYYIKVPAILDDGGDA from the coding sequence ATGAAAATTACGCAAGAAGAGGTAACACACGTTGCCAATCTTTCAAAATTAAGATTCTCCGAAGAAGAAACTGCTGCCTTTGCGACTACCTTGTCTAAAATTGTTGACATGGTTGAATTGCTGGGCGAAGTCGACACAACTGGTGTCGTACCTACTACGACCATGGCTGACCGCAAAACTCTACTCCGCCCTGATGTGGCCGAAGAAGGAACAGACCGTGATCGCTTGTTTAAAAACGTACCTGAAAAAGACAACTACTATATCAAGGTACCAGCTATCCTAGACGATGGAGGAGATGCCTAA